The following is a genomic window from Acidimicrobiales bacterium.
GACGGCGTGGCGACGGCCGTGGTCTCCGTGGTCGTGGTCTCGTCGCCGTCGTCGCCGCACCCCGCGACGGCCAGCGCCAGCACCGCGCCGGCGGCGAGGGCGAGACGGCGGACGCGAACCATGGCGGCGAACCTACCCGGCGACGAGCAGCCGGCTGCGGAACAGCTCGAGCACCTGGTCGAGGGCCTCGCGGGTGGGGTGGCCGGGCTCGTCGACGAGCTCCTCGGTGAGCACCGAGTGGGCCCGCCCCGAGATCCCCCAGGGGTTGCCCTTCGACGAGTCGATCTCGACCCCGACGAACCCGTCGCCGAGCTCGCGACGCAGCCGTTCGAAGCGCTCTGCGGGGACGGCGACGTCGCCGGTGAAGCGCAACCCCAGCACGCACACGCCGTCGGCCACCCGCGCCTTCACCTGTTCGAGGTCGTCGTCGGAGAGCTGGACCGACGCCTTGGCGGCCTTCGTGAACCCGATCGGCAGGGAGGGCTGGGAGAGGACCGGGGCGATGACGTCGCCGTCGGCCATCATCGCCAACGCGAACCCGCCCGTGAAGCACATGCCCACCGCCCCGACCCCCGGCCCGCCGCAGGTCTCGTGGGCGTCGCGGGCCAGGGCCCGCAGCCAGTCGGTGACCGGCGCACGGCGCCTCGTGGCGAACGCCGCGAACTCCTTCGACACGCACGCCGGCGCGATGGTCCGGACGATGGCCAGGGGGCCGGCGTCGGCGCCCGGCTCGCCGAAGAGCACGGGCAGCACGACGGTGCAACCGAGGTCGCGCACCCGCCGGGCGAAGTCCGCCACCGCCGGGGTGATGCCGGGGATCTCGGCCATCACGATCACGGCCGGGCCCTCCCCGCTGCGGTACACGGTGCGCGTCGTGCCGGCGTGGGTGAACGCCGTGACGGTGAAGTCGACGAGGTCGTCGGGCATCGGCCCACCGTAGGCCCCCCGGTACGGTGCCGCCCATGAGCGACACCGTCCCCCTGCCCCGGACCAAGCCGTTCCGGTTCGGGGTGCAGGCCAGCGCCCCGCCGGGCGGGTTCACCGGCACCGCCGCCGACGGCGACGCCTGGCGCGAGCTGGCCCGCCGAGTAGAGGACCTCGGCTTCGACACGCTCACCGTGGCCGACCACCTCGACGCCCAGTTCGCCATCACCCCGGCGGTGACGGCCGCCGCCGAGGCCACCACCACCCTGCGCATCGGCGGCCTGGTGTGGTGCAACGACTACCGCCACCCGGTGGTCATGGCCAAGGAGGCGGCCACCATCGACGTGCTGTCGGGCGGCCGGTTCGAGATGGGCCTCGGGGCCGGGTGGATGACGTCGGACTACGTGGGTGCCGGGATCCGGCTCGACCCGCCCGGCGTGCGCATCGAGCGGCTGGCGGAGGCCGTGGCCGTGCTGCGGGGTCTCTGGGCGGATGGGCCGGTCTCGTTCGTCGGGGACCACTACACGATCGAGGGCCTCGACGGGCAGCCGAAGCCGCTCCAGCGGCCGGGCCCGCCGCTGCTGCTCGGCGGCGGCGGCCGGCGCATGCTCGGCCTCGCCGCCCGCGAGGCCGACATCGTGGGGCTCAACATCGCGCTGGCCAAGGGCGTGATCGACGCCGACGCCGGGCCCAACGCCACCGCGTCGGCGACGTTCGAGAAGCTGCGCTGGATCCACGAGGCGGCCGGGTCGCGCTACGACGACCTCGAGCTCCAGGTACGGGTTCACGTGGCCGCCGTCACCGACGACCGCGACGCGCTGGCCGAGGCCCTCGGTCCGGCGCTGGGGATCTCGCCGGCCGACGCGCTGGACTCCCCCCACGCGCTGGCCGGGACGGAGGCGCAGGTGATCGAACAGCTCCAGGAACGCCGCGAGCGCTTCGGGATCTCCTACGTCGGCGTGGGCGTCGACGCCATGGAGGCCATGGCCCCCGTGGTCGCCCGCCTCCGGGGCACCTGAGCCGCCGCCGGGCGCGTCACCGACGATGGCTACCCTCGACCGGAGAGGAGGGGGAGCCATGACCACGACGACCGCCCGCCCGAGCGCGGTGCGCCTGCACCCGGCGTTCGACCGGCCCGACGAGGTGCTGGCCTCGATCCGTGCCGTCGACGAGTGGTGGCCCCTCGCCCGCTATGCCGGGTCGGAGAACGAGGTCAAGGCCACCGGCGGGGACGCCGGTGCCACCATGTTCGTCCCCCCGTGGTTCCGTCGCGACGTCGCCCTCGGCGGCCGCCCCCTCGTGCCCGGGGCCGAGGCCATCCTCGACAACCGCCGGTTCGTCGAAGGCGCCCGGACCGTCTTCGGTGGCGACGTCGAGGTCCGCCCGGCCACCGTGTACGTCAACGTCATGCTCCCGGGACCGGTGCCCTTCGTCCCCCACCTCGACGTCCCCGCCTTCCGCGGGTTCACCCGCGCCGACCACCCGGTCTGGCTGCTGCACCAGATGACGGACTCGGGGCTCTTCGACCACTTCCGCATCCGCCTCGCCACTGCGGTGTGGTGGTCCTTCGCCGGCCCCGGTGGGGCGTTCCACTACTGGCCTCGCGGACCCGAGGCCACCCCCGAGTCGATCGAGCCGCCGTTCGACAACGTCGCCGTGCTGGCCGACAACGAACGCACCTACCACGGCGTCGCGCCGGTGGGCACCCGGGACGACAGCCTGCTCGAAGGCCTCACCCGCGAGTCGCTGCTGCACCGCGTCGACGGCGGATGGGAGATACGCACCGGCGGCGACGTCGTGGCCTCGGCGAGCGACGGGCGGGTGCGGATCACCGTGTCCTGGAAGGGCGAGATCCACTCCCCCGAGGAGCCCGACGACGAGCTCGACCTCGACACCGTCGTCGAGACCTTCCTCGCCGATCTGCGTCGCCGGGGCGTCGACGCCGCCGAGCCCGACGACGCCCACCACGACGACGGGTGGGTGGCGACCCTGTCGGGCACCTACGGCCGCCGGCCTCCGCGCGTCCCGCGCTGACGACCTCGGTCGGTCCCGGCCTCCGCGCGTCCCGCGCTGACGACCTCGGTCGGTCCCGACCTCGGCGCACCGGCGGGATCGTCCGACGTGCACGCAGGCGCCGTCGGCATCGGCTGTCCCACCCTCTCCGTACGCTTGT
Proteins encoded in this region:
- a CDS encoding dienelactone hydrolase family protein — encoded protein: MPDDLVDFTVTAFTHAGTTRTVYRSGEGPAVIVMAEIPGITPAVADFARRVRDLGCTVVLPVLFGEPGADAGPLAIVRTIAPACVSKEFAAFATRRRAPVTDWLRALARDAHETCGGPGVGAVGMCFTGGFALAMMADGDVIAPVLSQPSLPIGFTKAAKASVQLSDDDLEQVKARVADGVCVLGLRFTGDVAVPAERFERLRRELGDGFVGVEIDSSKGNPWGISGRAHSVLTEELVDEPGHPTREALDQVLELFRSRLLVAG
- a CDS encoding TIGR03621 family F420-dependent LLM class oxidoreductase; this encodes MSDTVPLPRTKPFRFGVQASAPPGGFTGTAADGDAWRELARRVEDLGFDTLTVADHLDAQFAITPAVTAAAEATTTLRIGGLVWCNDYRHPVVMAKEAATIDVLSGGRFEMGLGAGWMTSDYVGAGIRLDPPGVRIERLAEAVAVLRGLWADGPVSFVGDHYTIEGLDGQPKPLQRPGPPLLLGGGGRRMLGLAAREADIVGLNIALAKGVIDADAGPNATASATFEKLRWIHEAAGSRYDDLELQVRVHVAAVTDDRDALAEALGPALGISPADALDSPHALAGTEAQVIEQLQERRERFGISYVGVGVDAMEAMAPVVARLRGT